In the Paenibacillus sp. FSL H7-0357 genome, one interval contains:
- a CDS encoding SDR family oxidoreductase, whose product MGKIICITGASSGIGLASALKFAREGWIVYAGTRNPARDQEQYRGESNLHFVELEVTKPESVQAVIERIDQEQGQLDVLFANAGFGYLRALGQAPLEDIQKVFDTNVYGVMHTIRAALPLLRRTGYGHIVATSSVGGLVGQPMNEIYCASKFAVEGLLESLATYYKPQFNIDVTLLEPGAIATEFNKTVLGHVADTGGILEDEYKPVLDAYTATFLQRNVVPQTAASVADVMWDLVHMETKPLRIRTSEQAEAFVSRKISTDPTGLEGVLNTRKIQLNL is encoded by the coding sequence ATGGGAAAAATCATCTGTATTACCGGAGCCTCATCCGGAATTGGCCTGGCCTCGGCCTTGAAGTTCGCGCGTGAAGGCTGGATCGTCTACGCTGGTACACGAAACCCCGCACGTGATCAGGAACAGTACCGTGGAGAGAGCAATCTTCATTTTGTAGAGCTGGAGGTTACGAAGCCGGAATCGGTTCAGGCTGTGATCGAGCGGATTGATCAGGAGCAGGGCCAACTTGATGTGTTGTTTGCCAATGCGGGCTTTGGCTATCTCCGGGCGCTTGGACAAGCACCGCTGGAGGACATTCAAAAGGTGTTCGACACTAACGTATATGGCGTCATGCATACGATTCGGGCCGCGCTGCCGCTGCTGCGCCGCACCGGATATGGACACATTGTAGCCACTTCAAGCGTCGGCGGACTGGTTGGCCAGCCGATGAACGAGATCTACTGCGCCAGCAAGTTCGCGGTGGAGGGCTTGCTGGAAAGTCTGGCTACCTACTACAAGCCGCAGTTCAATATTGATGTCACGCTGCTTGAGCCGGGAGCCATCGCCACTGAATTCAACAAGACCGTGCTCGGTCATGTAGCCGACACTGGAGGAATTCTGGAGGACGAATATAAGCCGGTTCTTGATGCCTATACCGCGACATTCCTGCAGCGGAACGTGGTGCCGCAGACCGCTGCTTCTGTAGCGGACGTCATGTGGGACCTGGTGCATATGGAAACTAAGCCGCTGCGGATCCGCACCTCGGAACAGGCGGAGGCCTTCGTCTCCCGCAAGATAAGCACAGACCCTACCGGACTCGAAGGTGTGCTCAACACCCGCAAGATCCAGCTTAATCTATAA
- a CDS encoding aryl-sulfate sulfotransferase has product MGHSTVYPTGATVYNPAKAWSGYTVFQAGEEGVVLIDMNGKEVHLWQGLLGFPAKILPGGYVLGSTGRRDPKFGIQDNVDLVQVDWDGNIVWKYNSYEHIEDPGYEPLWYARQHHDYQREGNPVGYYAPGLEPKVSSGKTLILAHKNLHNEIISNKELLDDTILEVDWEGKIIWEWKASDHFAELGFDEAARNVLFRDPNTRSFGNLGGGVGDWLHINSASYVGLNKFYDNGDERFHPDNVIWDAREANIIAITDRKTGAIVWRLGPDYSLPEVKHIGWIIGQHHAHIIPKGLPGEGNLLVFDNGGWGGYGLPNPASPFGQKNAVRDHSRILEIDPVTLEVVWQYTSAEAGFSVPTDSYKFYSPYISSAQRLANGNTLITEGSNGRLFEVTPEYELVWEYVSPFTDRRNTNMVYRSYRVPYAWVPQLEKPKEIAIEPIDVTTFRVPGAAPKGSDSVVSVATTLPFVEGAACVATADESAVQRAR; this is encoded by the coding sequence ATGGGACATTCAACAGTTTATCCAACAGGAGCAACAGTGTACAATCCGGCCAAGGCGTGGAGCGGCTATACGGTATTTCAGGCGGGTGAAGAAGGTGTAGTGCTGATCGACATGAACGGCAAAGAGGTTCATCTGTGGCAGGGGCTGCTCGGCTTTCCGGCCAAAATCCTCCCCGGCGGTTATGTACTAGGCAGCACGGGCCGGAGAGATCCGAAGTTTGGCATTCAGGATAATGTGGATCTGGTGCAGGTCGATTGGGATGGCAATATCGTCTGGAAGTACAACAGCTATGAGCATATTGAAGATCCCGGCTATGAGCCGCTGTGGTATGCCCGTCAGCACCACGATTACCAGCGGGAAGGTAATCCGGTCGGCTATTACGCTCCGGGGCTTGAGCCTAAGGTAAGCAGCGGCAAGACATTAATTCTCGCCCATAAGAACCTGCACAACGAAATCATCTCCAACAAAGAGCTGCTGGATGACACCATTCTTGAAGTGGACTGGGAAGGCAAAATTATTTGGGAGTGGAAGGCCAGCGATCACTTTGCTGAACTGGGCTTTGACGAAGCGGCCCGTAATGTCCTGTTCCGCGACCCTAACACACGTTCCTTCGGTAATCTCGGCGGCGGCGTAGGCGACTGGCTGCATATCAACTCTGCATCGTACGTGGGGCTGAACAAGTTCTATGATAATGGAGACGAACGGTTTCACCCGGATAACGTCATCTGGGATGCCCGGGAAGCGAACATCATCGCGATTACGGACAGGAAAACAGGTGCTATTGTCTGGCGGCTCGGACCGGACTATTCTCTCCCTGAAGTGAAGCATATCGGATGGATTATTGGCCAGCATCACGCTCACATTATTCCAAAAGGGCTGCCGGGTGAAGGCAATCTGCTCGTATTCGACAACGGCGGCTGGGGCGGTTACGGTCTGCCGAATCCGGCATCACCTTTCGGGCAGAAGAATGCGGTGCGCGACCACTCCCGTATCCTGGAGATTGATCCCGTAACGTTAGAGGTCGTATGGCAATACACTTCGGCAGAGGCCGGATTCTCAGTTCCGACGGACTCCTATAAATTTTACAGTCCTTATATCAGCTCGGCCCAGCGGCTAGCCAATGGGAACACGTTGATTACAGAAGGATCGAACGGCAGATTGTTTGAGGTTACTCCGGAGTATGAGCTGGTCTGGGAGTATGTCTCGCCATTTACCGACCGCCGAAACACGAATATGGTCTACCGCTCCTACCGGGTGCCGTATGCATGGGTGCCGCAATTGGAGAAGCCGAAGGAAATTGCGATTGAACCCATAGATGTGACCACCTTCAGAGTGCCTGGTGCAGCGCCGAAGGGCTCGGATTCTGTAGTAAGTGTAGCGACAACCCTGCCGTTTGTAGAAGGAGCTGCTTGTGTGGCTACCGCTGATGAGAGCGCTGTTCAGAGAGCGAGATAG
- a CDS encoding ABC transporter ATP-binding protein: MSKNDVLVDVNNLKKHFSKGKDMRGRDTAVLKAVDGVSFQIRRGETFGLVGESGSGKSTVGRCLLRLYDYTGGEVSFDGQSLGSLSEKQLKPFRRRIQSIFQDPYSSLNPSLNVLELISEPMKIHGVHQGEERKEAVASLLEKVGLKREHLYRFPHEFSGGQRQRISIARALSVRPEFVVCDEPISALDVSVQAQVVNMLEDLQSEFGLTYLFIAHDLSMVRHISDRIGVMYGGRLVEVAESDELYDNPIHPYTKALLSSILETDPMKVNQRIHLDGFSVSRGEGEAVKLQEVSPGHFVAYDFAE, translated from the coding sequence GTGAGTAAAAACGATGTGCTGGTGGATGTGAACAATCTCAAGAAGCATTTCTCCAAAGGCAAAGATATGCGCGGACGCGACACCGCCGTGCTGAAAGCAGTCGACGGCGTCAGCTTCCAAATCCGCCGGGGGGAAACCTTCGGATTGGTCGGAGAATCGGGCAGCGGAAAGTCGACAGTAGGACGCTGCCTGCTCCGGCTATACGATTATACAGGCGGCGAGGTGTCATTTGACGGCCAGTCGCTCGGCTCTCTTAGCGAGAAGCAGCTGAAGCCTTTCCGCAGACGGATTCAGTCGATCTTTCAGGATCCGTATTCCTCGCTGAATCCCAGTCTGAATGTGCTGGAGCTGATCAGCGAGCCGATGAAAATCCATGGCGTGCACCAGGGTGAAGAACGCAAAGAAGCGGTGGCTTCGCTGCTGGAGAAGGTAGGACTCAAGAGAGAGCATCTGTACCGCTTCCCTCATGAGTTCAGCGGCGGCCAGCGCCAGCGGATATCCATCGCCAGAGCGCTTTCCGTGCGGCCTGAATTTGTCGTCTGTGACGAGCCGATTTCGGCGCTCGACGTCTCCGTCCAAGCTCAAGTCGTCAATATGCTGGAGGATTTACAGTCCGAATTCGGACTGACGTATCTCTTCATCGCCCATGATCTGTCGATGGTCCGGCATATTTCCGACCGGATCGGCGTCATGTACGGCGGACGCCTTGTCGAGGTTGCGGAGAGCGATGAGCTGTACGACAACCCAATTCATCCGTATACCAAAGCGTTGCTGTCTTCCATTCTGGAGACAGACCCAATGAAGGTGAATCAGAGAATTCATCTCGACGGCTTCTCTGTCTCGCGCGGCGAGGGCGAAGCCGTCAAGCTGCAGGAAGTGAGCCCAGGCCACTTTGTGGCCTACGACTTCGCGGAATAA
- a CDS encoding sensor histidine kinase: MRISIKLKFSLFLAVLLILAVSVLSYFVLQGVARNQQLQAEDYLDQHVKTVNLRVKQTYYTGARLEPQAFMQQRGRSLAVELAGFTGLEVTLYDAAGQVVGSSVQGETAPEGQDVSGALAYALQNKIAYQNAADDKLLYLAPVQGPEKQMGVVQLQYSLKSAQSFQQTLQNLFLTIGAAVLVLSFIVGYLYFNRAAAVIGRLKKAAESIRRAEYISAPPVKRKDELGELAEGIYFMSREIESSIAAKDEEQRKLQLAVTKLQALEQQQKQYIGNISHEFKTPLTSIKAYVDLLNMYDDDPKLLFDAKLNIAKETGRLYEMVEKVLQLTALEKYDFESQAELLEVAEGLEDICGRMNGKAERYGITIMLDAEPAHIWIDKESFMHIFINLLDNAIKYNVPQGSVHLHSEVRDQRVWITIKDSGIGIPPEARDKIFEPFFTVNRDRSRASGGTGLGLSLVRNLVEKQNGTITLLETEGEGTAFELSFPRVS, encoded by the coding sequence ATGAGGATCAGCATCAAGCTGAAATTCAGCCTGTTCCTGGCCGTACTGCTCATTCTGGCTGTAAGTGTGCTGAGCTATTTTGTGCTGCAGGGTGTAGCCAGGAATCAGCAGCTACAGGCTGAAGACTACCTGGACCAGCATGTCAAAACAGTGAATCTGCGGGTGAAGCAGACGTATTATACGGGTGCCCGTCTCGAACCGCAGGCATTCATGCAGCAGCGGGGCAGATCGCTGGCTGTGGAGCTGGCCGGGTTCACCGGCCTGGAAGTTACACTTTACGATGCGGCGGGGCAGGTCGTTGGCAGCTCGGTCCAAGGAGAGACTGCCCCGGAAGGGCAGGATGTCTCCGGTGCGCTGGCCTATGCGTTGCAGAATAAAATTGCCTACCAGAACGCAGCGGATGATAAGCTGCTTTATCTGGCTCCTGTGCAAGGACCGGAGAAGCAGATGGGAGTTGTGCAGCTGCAGTATTCGCTGAAGAGCGCCCAAAGCTTTCAGCAAACCTTACAGAACCTGTTTCTGACGATCGGTGCGGCCGTGCTGGTGCTCAGCTTCATCGTCGGCTATCTATATTTCAACCGCGCCGCTGCGGTGATCGGGCGGCTTAAGAAGGCGGCAGAGTCGATCCGCCGCGCCGAATATATCTCTGCTCCACCGGTAAAGCGGAAGGATGAGCTGGGCGAGCTGGCTGAAGGCATTTACTTTATGAGCCGCGAGATTGAGAGCAGTATTGCCGCAAAGGATGAGGAGCAGCGCAAGCTGCAGCTGGCCGTCACCAAGCTGCAGGCGCTGGAGCAGCAGCAGAAGCAGTATATCGGCAATATCAGCCATGAATTCAAGACGCCGCTGACCTCTATAAAAGCTTATGTAGACCTGCTGAATATGTATGACGATGATCCCAAGCTGTTGTTTGATGCCAAGCTCAATATTGCCAAAGAGACTGGGCGGCTGTATGAGATGGTTGAGAAGGTACTGCAGCTGACGGCGCTGGAGAAATACGATTTCGAGTCACAGGCTGAACTGCTGGAGGTGGCTGAGGGCCTGGAGGATATTTGCGGACGCATGAACGGCAAGGCGGAGCGCTACGGGATTACGATTATGCTGGATGCCGAGCCCGCCCATATCTGGATTGATAAGGAGAGCTTTATGCATATCTTTATCAATCTGCTCGACAATGCGATCAAATATAATGTTCCTCAAGGGAGCGTTCATCTTCATAGCGAGGTCCGGGACCAGCGGGTATGGATCACCATCAAGGATTCCGGTATTGGGATTCCTCCCGAGGCCCGCGACAAGATTTTTGAACCCTTCTTCACGGTCAACCGTGACCGTTCCAGAGCCTCAGGCGGGACTGGACTGGGCCTATCCTTGGTGCGCAATCTGGTGGAGAAGCAGAACGGAACCATTACCCTGCTGGAGACAGAAGGGGAAGGCACGGCATTTGAACTGTCTTTTCCGAGGGTCTCTTAA
- a CDS encoding response regulator transcription factor gives MAKKVLVVDDEPGIVSAIAYALRREGYEVDTAADGEEALGKVLTFRPNAMVLDVMMPKLSGYDVCRRLENRKDIGIILLTVKNDIVDKIVGLELGADDYMTKPFEIRELLARVKALLRRLDKQGGEAPAEIIEYGALHVYPGRRSAELDGQQLELTPKEFDLLLLLLSHPQRVYMREELLEQVWEMDYAGGTRTVDIHIQRLRKKLGEPYQNVLQTVYGVGYKAISAGSYP, from the coding sequence ATGGCTAAAAAAGTGCTTGTTGTCGATGACGAGCCGGGCATTGTAAGTGCGATTGCCTATGCGCTCCGCCGTGAAGGTTACGAGGTGGACACCGCCGCTGACGGCGAAGAGGCGCTTGGCAAGGTATTGACCTTCCGGCCGAATGCCATGGTGTTGGATGTGATGATGCCGAAGCTGAGCGGATACGATGTATGCCGCAGGCTGGAGAACCGGAAGGACATCGGGATTATTCTGTTGACCGTCAAAAATGATATCGTTGATAAAATCGTCGGCCTGGAGCTGGGCGCGGATGATTATATGACCAAGCCGTTCGAAATCCGTGAGCTGCTGGCCCGTGTCAAGGCACTCTTGCGCAGGCTGGACAAACAAGGCGGGGAGGCACCGGCCGAGATTATCGAATATGGGGCGCTGCACGTGTACCCCGGAAGGCGCAGTGCCGAGCTCGACGGGCAGCAGCTTGAGCTGACACCGAAGGAATTTGATCTGCTGCTCCTCCTGCTCTCCCACCCGCAACGTGTCTATATGCGCGAAGAGCTGCTGGAACAGGTGTGGGAAATGGATTATGCCGGAGGCACACGTACGGTGGACATCCACATCCAGCGGCTGCGCAAAAAGCTGGGTGAGCCGTACCAGAATGTGCTGCAAACCGTCTATGGGGTCGGCTATAAAGCCATTTCTGCCGGGAGTTACCCATGA
- a CDS encoding MBL fold metallo-hydrolase translates to MLKSKSAGVTLFQSDLYETNSLVVETVECVLVVDPCWLPREVEEIRLYVENILAGRRLLLLFTHSDYDHIIGYGAFKEAEVIASRAFAGKSEEERKAIIEDLRTFDDNYYLRRPYETNYPAVDHIIEQDGQRLVFGDMVLTGYVAPGHTDDGLFTLVEPLGLFIAGDYLSDVEFPYIYDNSRSYEQTLGKLELILANHAITLLVPGHGEVADSLPEISRRKAAGLAYIDNLRTAIAEGKQEDIERLIDGCAFPRNMAKFHRSNRELIEKELAETAGET, encoded by the coding sequence GTGTTAAAATCGAAAAGCGCAGGGGTTACACTATTTCAGAGTGATCTCTATGAGACCAATTCGCTTGTAGTGGAGACTGTAGAATGTGTGCTGGTGGTGGATCCATGCTGGCTGCCGCGTGAAGTGGAGGAAATCCGGCTGTATGTAGAGAATATCCTTGCCGGCAGACGGCTGCTGCTGTTATTCACGCACTCTGATTATGATCATATTATCGGGTATGGGGCTTTCAAGGAGGCCGAAGTTATCGCCAGCAGAGCATTTGCCGGCAAAAGCGAAGAAGAGCGGAAGGCGATTATCGAGGATCTCCGGACCTTTGATGACAATTACTATCTGAGAAGGCCTTACGAGACAAATTATCCGGCAGTGGATCATATCATAGAACAGGATGGGCAAAGGCTAGTATTCGGAGATATGGTGCTGACCGGCTATGTTGCGCCGGGGCATACGGATGATGGACTGTTTACCTTGGTTGAACCGCTCGGACTGTTCATTGCCGGAGACTATTTGTCGGACGTGGAGTTCCCCTATATTTATGACAACAGCCGTTCCTACGAGCAGACGCTGGGCAAACTGGAACTGATCCTTGCCAATCATGCCATCACGCTGCTGGTTCCCGGACATGGAGAAGTGGCCGACAGTCTGCCCGAAATCTCGCGGCGCAAAGCCGCAGGTCTCGCTTATATTGATAATCTGCGGACAGCTATAGCTGAAGGCAAGCAGGAAGACATCGAACGCCTGATCGACGGCTGTGCGTTCCCGCGTAATATGGCCAAATTCCACCGGAGCAACAGGGAGCTGATAGAGAAGGAGCTGGCCGAAACTGCCGGTGAGACTTGA
- a CDS encoding TolB family protein, with the protein MAAKIGGKPGKAALFLLCTAVLLCTAACNTGETESRQVIEKSGQKITVLDNTSESVYTKLELEGIDKVENVRGMDFVSEDSLVVDKENRQLPPQTVEGQKRYPHNLYLHNLSTEEETPLLVGEKNYGSALLSPDKKHLLYKELEDFTGFGYIMNLETGVSVQVDDTQFRSEEGKWIDNGQVLFPDMEGNILRVDLKGDQEIVVKPGAAYVHEVVQSGNLIYYVTGEEAELNAYNTETKQSKLLKKSVMWVIPSPDGSRLAIVKRTKPGEMVLVLCDTEGNEQSTLASAQQIFGTSWSPDGSKLAYALTAGNAASGQDGLFITEVETGEQTPVLADIEVADQLRWSPSGKKLLASSGILKDNAYQFITYVIRLT; encoded by the coding sequence ATGGCTGCAAAGATAGGCGGAAAGCCGGGCAAGGCGGCGCTGTTTCTGTTGTGCACGGCAGTACTGTTGTGCACGGCGGCTTGCAATACGGGAGAAACGGAGTCCCGGCAGGTCATAGAGAAATCCGGCCAGAAGATCACCGTTCTGGACAATACCAGCGAATCGGTCTACACGAAGCTGGAGCTGGAGGGCATTGACAAGGTGGAGAATGTCCGTGGAATGGATTTTGTCAGTGAAGACAGCCTTGTTGTGGATAAGGAGAATCGTCAGCTGCCTCCACAGACGGTTGAGGGCCAGAAACGTTATCCGCATAATCTCTATCTGCACAACCTATCCACGGAAGAGGAGACTCCGCTCCTGGTAGGGGAGAAGAATTACGGCTCGGCCCTGCTGTCTCCCGACAAGAAGCATCTTCTCTACAAAGAGTTGGAGGATTTCACCGGCTTTGGCTACATTATGAATCTGGAGACCGGAGTATCCGTACAGGTGGACGATACGCAGTTCAGGAGCGAAGAGGGGAAATGGATCGACAACGGGCAGGTTCTTTTTCCCGATATGGAAGGCAATATCCTAAGAGTCGATCTAAAAGGTGATCAAGAAATTGTGGTTAAACCCGGTGCGGCGTATGTTCATGAGGTGGTGCAGTCGGGAAACCTGATCTATTACGTCACAGGTGAAGAGGCGGAGTTGAACGCTTACAATACCGAAACGAAGCAATCCAAGCTGCTGAAGAAAAGTGTCATGTGGGTCATTCCTTCACCGGACGGGAGCAGGCTGGCTATTGTAAAACGGACCAAGCCGGGAGAGATGGTCCTGGTTCTCTGCGACACGGAGGGCAATGAGCAGTCAACACTAGCTTCGGCGCAGCAAATATTCGGAACCAGCTGGTCCCCGGACGGGAGCAAGCTGGCTTATGCACTAACTGCCGGAAACGCTGCTTCGGGTCAGGACGGTTTATTTATCACCGAAGTGGAAACGGGCGAACAAACACCGGTTCTGGCTGACATTGAAGTGGCCGACCAGCTGCGCTGGAGCCCTTCCGGCAAGAAGCTGCTCGCTTCTTCCGGCATTTTGAAGGATAATGCTTACCAGTTCATAACTTATGTGATCCGGTTAACTTAA
- a CDS encoding AI-2E family transporter, with protein sequence MEVFKRYYANLTARRFLILALIALLLYSIRDMLNLVLLTFLIAYVMNSFQVLLTKRTSRFVKVNSKVIIIILYLALISMIVMALVKYLPKVFEQIKQLTNFLSTLTSEDIPQNEIMQYLFNMLKDLNYESYMKSGIDYVLKISNWGTTFVLSTILSFVFILEKNRIVSFTSRLRESKISWFYVELEYFGKKFISSFGKVIEAQILIALFNTFFTVIGLWILGFPYLFALSIMIFMLSLIPVVGFVISLIPLCIIGYSIGGLEMTIYVLAMIAVLHFVEGYFLNPKLMSSKMNLPMFYTFIVLLFSEHYIGVWGLILGIPIFVFFLDILDITREKQVPLDIEAKKIQ encoded by the coding sequence ATGGAAGTATTCAAGCGTTACTACGCGAATTTAACAGCCCGGCGGTTTTTGATTCTGGCGCTGATCGCACTGTTGCTGTACAGTATTCGAGACATGCTGAATTTGGTGCTGCTGACGTTTTTGATTGCTTATGTAATGAACAGCTTTCAGGTATTGCTGACCAAGCGGACCAGTAGATTTGTTAAGGTGAACAGTAAGGTTATTATTATCATCTTATATCTTGCTTTAATCAGCATGATCGTGATGGCCCTCGTCAAATATCTGCCCAAGGTTTTTGAGCAAATTAAGCAATTAACCAATTTTCTCAGCACCTTAACCTCTGAAGATATTCCGCAGAATGAGATTATGCAGTATTTATTCAACATGCTGAAGGATTTGAACTATGAGTCCTATATGAAGAGCGGCATTGATTATGTGCTCAAGATCAGCAATTGGGGCACAACCTTCGTATTGTCAACCATTCTGAGCTTTGTTTTCATCCTGGAGAAGAACCGGATTGTCAGTTTTACCTCCCGCCTGAGAGAGAGCAAGATTTCCTGGTTCTATGTGGAGCTGGAGTATTTCGGAAAAAAATTCATCTCCTCCTTCGGCAAAGTCATTGAAGCCCAAATTTTGATAGCATTGTTCAATACTTTCTTCACGGTCATCGGGCTGTGGATTCTTGGCTTCCCGTACCTCTTCGCGCTGTCGATCATGATCTTCATGCTCAGCCTGATCCCGGTTGTCGGCTTTGTCATCTCCCTGATTCCGCTCTGCATTATCGGCTATAGCATCGGCGGGCTGGAAATGACGATCTATGTGCTGGCGATGATTGCAGTACTGCATTTTGTCGAAGGCTATTTCCTCAACCCGAAGCTGATGTCTTCCAAAATGAACCTGCCGATGTTCTACACCTTTATCGTGCTGCTGTTCTCCGAGCATTATATCGGCGTATGGGGACTTATTCTCGGCATTCCGATCTTCGTCTTCTTCCTGGATATTCTGGATATTACCCGGGAGAAGCAGGTACCTCTGGATATTGAAGCGAAAAAGATTCAATAA
- a CDS encoding MarR family winged helix-turn-helix transcriptional regulator, with product MTEEQWEQLEEADYLFRKMVRRFVKERDRVSVAGITLPGMLILHKIIREGEQRLGDLAGQLDFTSGAITALSDKLEAGGYTVRRRKEDDRRTVLLDITAKGREVAERNSNIGARCITLLFEGFTEEELELQSRFYERIISNLEGFSDTLLELAQQNAEPPVPASPEQKPPRTATESKYLSY from the coding sequence ATGACGGAAGAACAATGGGAGCAGCTGGAAGAGGCGGATTATCTGTTCCGCAAAATGGTGCGCAGGTTTGTGAAGGAGCGTGACCGTGTAAGTGTTGCGGGGATTACCTTGCCGGGTATGCTGATTCTGCACAAAATCATCCGCGAGGGTGAGCAGCGGCTTGGCGATCTGGCCGGGCAGCTCGATTTCACCTCCGGTGCGATTACTGCACTAAGCGATAAGCTGGAGGCCGGCGGGTATACAGTGCGCAGGCGCAAGGAAGATGACCGCAGAACCGTATTACTCGATATTACAGCCAAGGGCAGGGAAGTGGCCGAGCGCAACAGCAACATCGGGGCCCGATGTATCACGCTTCTGTTCGAGGGCTTCACGGAGGAGGAGCTTGAGCTGCAGAGCCGCTTTTATGAACGGATCATCAGCAATCTGGAGGGGTTCTCGGATACGCTGCTGGAGCTGGCGCAGCAGAATGCCGAGCCCCCCGTTCCTGCCAGCCCTGAACAGAAGCCGCCGAGAACCGCGACAGAGAGCAAATATCTTAGTTACTGA
- a CDS encoding ABC transporter substrate-binding protein, whose amino-acid sequence MKKSWYGSAFLLLSLSFVIFMSGCSSKGDAAASEGSSGSKEKTVKIKIADTNSNPTFRVALNKGFFKNHGIDAEIVNFGTPAEGVNALFIKQVDVSYGADFPLLNAVSKGEYSIIASAGLATDQAAAAWKLYVRDEIQSAADLKGKNLSFLRGTFLPYLWDEYLQEQGIALSDVKLTGQGAFDEAFIALKQGDIDAAWVIGSALEDKLNALEGVHQLTDMSKTPVRLGTGIVAGNELLKAKPDVIGGFLAAVAEASAYAQEHPDEVADLMYEEVKQPRENTLKDLPVNPWEVGFTQAAYDSLAGQKKYMVETGIIAQDFDLDSKLNLEPLKKALPDTVTYGK is encoded by the coding sequence TTGAAAAAATCCTGGTATGGTTCTGCTTTTCTGCTCTTATCCTTATCTTTCGTAATTTTTATGTCAGGCTGCAGTTCCAAGGGGGATGCCGCCGCGTCTGAGGGATCATCCGGCAGCAAGGAGAAGACCGTGAAAATCAAGATTGCCGACACGAATTCCAATCCGACCTTCCGTGTAGCTCTAAATAAAGGTTTCTTCAAAAATCATGGAATCGACGCGGAAATTGTCAACTTTGGCACCCCCGCAGAGGGTGTGAATGCTCTTTTCATCAAGCAGGTGGATGTATCCTACGGCGCTGATTTCCCGCTGCTGAACGCTGTTTCCAAAGGCGAATATTCGATCATTGCTTCTGCCGGTCTGGCTACCGATCAGGCTGCGGCGGCGTGGAAGCTGTACGTGAGGGATGAGATCCAGAGTGCCGCCGATCTGAAAGGCAAGAATCTTAGCTTCCTGCGCGGAACCTTCCTACCGTATCTGTGGGATGAATACCTGCAGGAGCAGGGCATCGCGTTAAGTGATGTGAAGCTTACCGGGCAGGGGGCTTTTGACGAAGCCTTTATTGCCCTGAAGCAAGGAGATATTGATGCCGCCTGGGTCATCGGTTCAGCATTGGAAGATAAGCTGAATGCCTTAGAAGGTGTGCATCAGTTAACTGACATGTCCAAAACTCCAGTGCGGCTGGGTACAGGAATTGTGGCCGGCAATGAGCTTCTGAAGGCAAAGCCGGATGTGATCGGAGGATTCCTGGCGGCTGTTGCTGAAGCGTCAGCCTATGCCCAGGAGCATCCAGATGAAGTGGCGGATCTCATGTACGAGGAAGTGAAGCAGCCGAGAGAAAATACGCTGAAGGATCTGCCTGTTAACCCATGGGAGGTTGGCTTTACACAGGCTGCCTATGACAGCTTGGCAGGCCAGAAGAAATACATGGTCGAGACGGGTATCATCGCACAGGACTTTGACCTGGACAGCAAGCTGAATCTGGAGCCGCTGAAGAAGGCTTTGCCGGATACAGTAACCTACGGCAAATAA